One window from the genome of Mumia sp. ZJ1417 encodes:
- a CDS encoding sensor histidine kinase: MTRLAVPRMLTTPGDGRWLSPRAERVLADLLGVVVGVVGELSLLYNDESTARPVPVILTVAVGAALFWRRQHPMVLLAATLAATGTLFALDASPGGVLVCVALFTVAERCRTRVAVFALIGATAVLVALSVTSVPPPVAVWAAGAALRSRRLHHADLRARTIAAQVEREQRAALTAHEERAQIARELHDIVAHSVTVMLVGVRGARDVLSTEPEAAASVLAQVESSGEQSIVQLRRLLTILRSGEAAASGAALHRPLPGLAELPELVASFGAVGLTVDLEIDGESPALDEGVGLSVFRIVEEALTNVLRHAKTDHARVRLRTRRGRIDVEVSDRGVGPVAQSSAAGHGLVGMRERARLLGGTLEAAAGPEGGFRVVAVVPVRVAP, from the coding sequence ATGACCCGGCTCGCCGTCCCCCGCATGCTGACCACGCCGGGGGACGGCCGCTGGCTCAGCCCTCGCGCCGAGCGGGTGCTGGCCGACCTGCTCGGCGTCGTGGTCGGCGTCGTGGGCGAGCTGAGCCTGCTCTACAACGACGAATCGACCGCCCGGCCGGTGCCGGTGATCCTCACCGTGGCAGTCGGTGCGGCGCTCTTCTGGCGGCGACAGCATCCGATGGTGCTGCTGGCTGCCACGCTCGCCGCCACCGGCACCCTTTTCGCCCTGGATGCGTCCCCAGGTGGAGTGCTGGTCTGCGTCGCACTCTTCACCGTCGCCGAGCGTTGTCGGACCCGCGTCGCCGTGTTTGCGCTGATCGGTGCCACCGCGGTGCTGGTGGCGCTCTCGGTGACCTCGGTGCCGCCGCCGGTGGCGGTGTGGGCGGCGGGCGCAGCTCTTCGGAGTCGGCGCCTGCACCATGCCGACCTCCGCGCCCGCACCATCGCCGCGCAGGTCGAGCGCGAACAACGGGCGGCGCTCACCGCGCACGAGGAACGCGCACAGATCGCGCGGGAGCTCCACGATATCGTCGCGCACTCTGTCACGGTGATGTTGGTGGGCGTACGCGGCGCGCGAGACGTCCTGTCGACTGAACCCGAAGCCGCTGCCAGCGTCCTGGCACAAGTCGAGTCCAGCGGTGAACAGAGCATCGTTCAGCTCCGCCGGTTGCTGACGATCCTGCGCTCCGGCGAAGCCGCCGCTTCAGGTGCGGCGCTGCACCGGCCGTTGCCGGGTCTGGCCGAGCTGCCAGAGCTGGTGGCCAGCTTCGGCGCCGTCGGGCTCACGGTCGACCTTGAGATTGACGGTGAAAGCCCGGCCCTGGACGAAGGAGTCGGCCTCTCGGTCTTTCGGATCGTGGAGGAGGCGCTCACCAACGTCCTACGCCACGCGAAGACCGACCACGCCCGGGTCCGACTCAGGACCCGACGCGGCCGCATCGATGTCGAAGTGTCCGACCGGGGAGTGGGTCCCGTCGCGCAGTCGTCCGCGGCCGGCCACGGACTCGTGGGAATGCGAGAACGTGCTCGACTCCTCGGCGGAACCCTCGAAGCTGCTGCAGGTCCCGAGGGCGGATTCCGCGTCGTCGCCGTCGTGCCCGTTAGGGTGGCCCCGTGA
- a CDS encoding ABC transporter ATP-binding protein — translation MTAPATPALEIRSLGLRIGGATILEGIDLAVDRGSMVGIIGPNGAGKTTLFNAVSGLITPTDGSVLLDGKDITTMPVASRARAGLGRTFQTSSLFPDLSVLENVRLAAQVSRGGSLSVVRFPRRTDAATKAALDHLDEVGLADKVDVLAGGLSHGDKRKLEIAMLLASHPSVILLDEPMAGVGSGDVAGLSAIIHSLHRDKGCTVLMVEHHMDVLLGLVDKVAVLHFGHVLAYDTPSAVMADPTVQNAYLGTNA, via the coding sequence ATGACGGCACCAGCCACGCCCGCGCTCGAGATCCGCAGCCTTGGCCTGCGGATCGGAGGAGCGACCATCCTCGAGGGGATCGACCTCGCCGTCGACCGCGGTTCGATGGTGGGGATCATCGGCCCGAACGGCGCAGGCAAGACCACGCTGTTCAACGCGGTCTCTGGTCTGATCACCCCCACCGACGGATCCGTGCTGCTCGACGGCAAGGACATCACCACGATGCCGGTCGCGAGCCGGGCACGGGCGGGACTGGGCCGTACTTTCCAGACCTCGAGCCTGTTCCCCGACCTCAGCGTTCTCGAGAACGTGAGGTTGGCGGCGCAGGTCTCGCGAGGAGGCAGCCTCTCGGTCGTCCGGTTCCCCCGGCGCACCGACGCCGCGACCAAGGCGGCGCTCGACCATCTCGACGAGGTCGGGCTCGCCGACAAGGTGGACGTCCTGGCAGGCGGGCTCTCGCACGGCGACAAGCGCAAGCTCGAGATCGCCATGCTCCTCGCCTCCCACCCGTCCGTCATCCTGCTCGACGAGCCGATGGCGGGCGTCGGGTCCGGTGACGTCGCCGGCCTCAGCGCGATCATCCACTCGCTGCACCGCGACAAGGGGTGCACCGTCCTGATGGTCGAGCACCACATGGACGTGCTTCTCGGCCTCGTCGACAAGGTGGCGGTCCTGCACTTCGGACACGTCCTCGCGTACGACACACCCTCGGCAGTGATGGCCGACCCGACAGTCCAGAACGCCTACCTCGGGACGAACGCATGA
- a CDS encoding TetR/AcrR family transcriptional regulator, whose product MSATEDFGLDEVETVSSAQGKPLGKRGEATRARLLVAAEDVFAELGYHEASIVKITERASIGLGTFYLYFESKQAIFEALVVDLNRRVRRSMAEAMEGAQNRLEAERAGFAGFFQFTAQHPALYRVVREAEFVSPEMLRLHYTRIVEGYRAGLAKAQAAGEISDIDPEVAAWALMGMGELLGMRYLLWERNADGKPPSHVPDHVLTEMMRLVNDGLAPKETS is encoded by the coding sequence ATGAGTGCCACAGAGGACTTCGGGCTCGACGAGGTGGAGACGGTCTCGTCTGCCCAAGGGAAGCCGCTCGGGAAACGAGGCGAGGCAACACGTGCGCGGCTCCTCGTTGCTGCGGAGGACGTGTTCGCCGAGCTCGGCTACCACGAGGCCTCGATCGTGAAGATCACCGAGCGTGCCAGCATCGGGCTCGGCACCTTCTACCTCTACTTCGAGTCGAAGCAGGCCATCTTCGAAGCCCTCGTCGTCGACCTGAACCGTCGGGTCCGACGCTCGATGGCGGAGGCGATGGAGGGAGCGCAGAACCGCCTCGAGGCCGAGCGCGCCGGGTTTGCGGGGTTTTTCCAGTTCACCGCCCAGCACCCCGCGCTGTATCGGGTCGTCCGCGAGGCCGAGTTCGTGTCGCCGGAGATGCTGCGCCTTCACTACACCCGGATCGTCGAGGGATACCGCGCCGGTCTCGCGAAGGCGCAGGCGGCAGGCGAGATCAGCGACATCGACCCTGAGGTCGCGGCCTGGGCGCTGATGGGCATGGGTGAGCTCCTCGGCATGCGCTACCTGCTGTGGGAGCGCAACGCCGACGGCAAGCCGCCCTCCCACGTCCCGGACCACGTTCTCACCGAGATGATGCGCCTCGTCAACGACGGCTTGGCCCCGAAGGAGACCTCATGA
- a CDS encoding branched-chain amino acid ABC transporter permease, translated as MSRLRIGPVVGGTAVVVVMAILPLVNLQIPGVLPGPTYQPGALSLLALCMVFAALALSYNLLLGTAGLLSFGHALAFGAGAYGLGIVLEHTGLSLWSALLVTLVGGFVLAQVTGAISLRVTGIPFAMVTLAFAQAGSVLVRRNPGGATGGEEGLSLPTDHVPDWMVGVANTRNLYWLTLVMLVLVYVIVVWIDRSRVGHVAAATRENELRVRVLGLSPYAAKLMVFTVAGVLASLTGATYLLLQSGAVPRSVSADLTITILVMVVLGGVGSRWGVIVGGVLYTLLNQRLSVFAHSDAVESLPDVLRVPLSEPMFILGTLFILVVMFFPGGIAGATAAATRTRSRHERPREESSPAESAA; from the coding sequence ATGAGCCGCCTACGGATCGGACCCGTCGTCGGCGGTACGGCGGTGGTCGTCGTCATGGCCATCCTGCCGCTGGTCAACCTGCAGATCCCGGGCGTCCTGCCGGGGCCCACCTACCAGCCCGGCGCGTTGAGCCTGCTCGCGCTGTGCATGGTGTTCGCCGCCCTCGCACTCTCTTACAACCTGCTGCTCGGCACCGCGGGTCTCCTCTCGTTCGGTCACGCGCTGGCGTTCGGCGCGGGCGCGTACGGCTTGGGGATCGTCCTCGAGCACACCGGCCTCTCGCTGTGGTCGGCGCTGCTGGTGACGCTGGTCGGCGGCTTCGTGCTGGCTCAGGTGACGGGGGCGATCAGCCTGCGCGTCACCGGCATCCCGTTCGCGATGGTCACCCTCGCCTTCGCCCAGGCCGGCTCCGTGCTCGTCCGTCGCAACCCCGGCGGGGCCACCGGCGGTGAGGAAGGCCTCAGCCTCCCGACCGACCACGTCCCGGACTGGATGGTCGGGGTCGCGAACACGCGGAACCTCTACTGGCTGACGCTGGTGATGCTCGTCCTCGTCTACGTGATCGTCGTCTGGATCGATCGTTCGCGGGTCGGCCACGTCGCTGCGGCGACGCGCGAGAACGAGCTGCGCGTGCGGGTCCTCGGGCTTTCGCCGTACGCCGCGAAGCTGATGGTCTTCACCGTCGCCGGCGTGCTCGCCTCGCTGACCGGTGCGACCTACCTGCTGCTGCAGAGCGGCGCCGTCCCGCGTTCGGTGTCGGCCGACCTGACGATCACGATCCTCGTGATGGTCGTCCTCGGCGGAGTCGGATCGCGCTGGGGCGTCATCGTCGGGGGCGTCCTCTACACGCTGCTGAACCAGCGCCTGTCGGTGTTCGCCCACTCCGATGCGGTCGAGTCACTGCCCGATGTGCTGCGGGTCCCGCTCTCCGAGCCGATGTTCATCCTCGGCACCCTGTTCATCCTCGTGGTCATGTTCTTCCCCGGCGGCATCGCAGGGGCGACTGCGGCGGCGACCCGTACGCGGTCTCGGCACGAACGCCCGCGCGAGGAGTCTTCGCCGGCAGAGTCGGCGGCATGA
- a CDS encoding branched-chain amino acid ABC transporter permease, which yields MSTVVLLAVTGLGLGALYFLVASGLSLIYGLMHVLNFAHGSFLTLGAFLGWMVAQQIDATSWLGFATSMLVGAAVGALVAALTELVLIRPLYERHIEQVLVTVGLSLATVALFEGIWGSDPRFIRGPAWLDETTGIAGARIPNDRFVVIAVAAMVLIAIVMFLRHTRYGMIIRAGVENRAMVTALGIDVRKSFTLVFTIGGAAAGLGGVLASHYFGYVSPSLGGSLLIFAFIVTVIGGLGSLTGAAVASVLVAMLQQFANYYLSGTGDFVVVLALAAVLLVRPTGLMGARA from the coding sequence ATGAGCACGGTCGTCCTGCTCGCCGTGACCGGATTGGGACTCGGCGCCCTCTACTTCCTCGTCGCCTCGGGCCTCTCGCTGATCTACGGCCTGATGCACGTCCTGAATTTCGCGCACGGCAGCTTCCTCACACTCGGCGCGTTCCTCGGCTGGATGGTCGCTCAGCAGATCGACGCGACGAGCTGGCTCGGGTTCGCGACGTCGATGCTGGTGGGAGCCGCCGTTGGTGCGCTGGTGGCTGCGCTCACCGAGCTCGTCCTCATCCGGCCGCTGTACGAGCGCCACATCGAGCAGGTCCTCGTCACCGTCGGCCTCTCGCTGGCGACGGTGGCGCTGTTCGAAGGCATCTGGGGGTCGGACCCGCGCTTCATCCGTGGCCCCGCATGGCTGGACGAGACCACAGGGATCGCCGGCGCCCGGATCCCCAACGACCGGTTCGTGGTGATCGCGGTCGCCGCCATGGTGCTCATCGCGATCGTGATGTTCCTGCGGCACACCCGCTACGGGATGATCATCCGCGCCGGCGTGGAGAACCGCGCGATGGTCACCGCCCTCGGGATCGACGTCCGTAAATCGTTCACGCTCGTCTTCACCATCGGTGGCGCAGCGGCCGGACTCGGGGGCGTCCTCGCGTCGCACTACTTCGGCTACGTGTCGCCTAGCCTCGGCGGCTCTCTCCTGATCTTCGCGTTCATCGTCACGGTGATCGGCGGGCTGGGCTCCCTCACGGGCGCGGCCGTCGCCTCCGTACTCGTGGCCATGCTCCAGCAGTTCGCCAACTACTACCTGTCCGGGACCGGCGACTTCGTGGTCGTCCTCGCGCTTGCGGCCGTGCTTCTCGTACGGCCTACCGGACTGATGGGAGCCCGCGCATGA
- a CDS encoding alpha/beta fold hydrolase: MTRPYRTIDVPVPGGDLRVGVWDAGDPSAPTLLLVHGVTASHRSWDLLAERLPEVRLVAPDLRGRGRSNGVEGPAGMTAHARDLVAVLDAVGADAVTVIGHSMGGFVACVLADQFPDRVGSLVLLDGGLPLDVPEGLNADEVIATVLGPTAERLAMEFADVEAYFAFWRRHPAFADGWSSELEDYFAYDLVGEPPALRAATSYATMSEDTVDLNAGAAPAQAIAHLRHSTLFVTVPRGLLDEKPGLYADERIPALLADKPTIRHHRVDDANHYTLVLSARGADAVAELVRDEVALTTPETSHP; the protein is encoded by the coding sequence ATGACGCGCCCGTACCGCACGATCGACGTTCCGGTGCCCGGCGGCGACCTGCGGGTCGGGGTCTGGGACGCAGGCGACCCCTCAGCGCCCACCCTGCTGCTGGTGCACGGGGTCACCGCGTCGCACCGGTCATGGGACCTCCTCGCTGAGCGGCTCCCCGAGGTCCGTCTGGTCGCCCCCGATCTGCGCGGCCGCGGTCGCAGCAACGGCGTCGAGGGGCCCGCGGGCATGACGGCGCACGCGCGGGACCTGGTCGCCGTGCTGGACGCCGTCGGTGCCGATGCGGTCACCGTGATCGGGCACTCGATGGGTGGCTTCGTCGCGTGCGTGCTCGCTGACCAGTTTCCGGACCGAGTAGGCAGCCTTGTGCTGCTGGACGGCGGGCTCCCGCTGGACGTCCCCGAGGGGCTCAACGCAGACGAGGTGATCGCCACCGTTCTCGGGCCGACCGCCGAGCGGCTCGCGATGGAGTTCGCCGATGTCGAGGCTTACTTCGCGTTCTGGCGCAGGCACCCCGCCTTTGCCGACGGCTGGTCTTCGGAGCTCGAGGACTACTTCGCGTACGACCTGGTCGGGGAACCACCGGCGCTGCGGGCGGCAACCAGCTACGCGACGATGTCCGAGGACACCGTCGACCTCAACGCAGGCGCCGCCCCTGCGCAGGCGATCGCGCACCTGCGGCACTCGACACTCTTTGTCACGGTGCCCCGAGGGCTGCTCGACGAGAAGCCCGGCTTGTACGCCGACGAGCGGATCCCCGCACTGCTCGCCGACAAGCCCACGATCCGGCACCACCGGGTCGACGACGCCAACCACTACACGCTCGTCCTGTCGGCACGCGGCGCGGACGCGGTCGCAGAACTGGTGCGTGACGAGGTTGCCTTGACCACCCCAGAAACATCCCACCCGTGA
- a CDS encoding response regulator transcription factor has protein sequence MSIRVLLADDQDLIRTGLRLFLSTQDGIEVVGEAQNGVEAVERAAELGPDVVVMDVRMPVMDGVTATARLTASDCEHAPRVLILTTFDLDDYVYGALRAGASGFLLKDAPRDRLTEAIRVVDAGDALLSPTITRRLIREFAARPPLPLRRSPLLDTLTQREREVLVSVAHGLTNAEIAEKLVVTEATVKSHLGRVLTKLAARDRVQLVILAYANGLVSAVDTFNDTHENM, from the coding sequence GTGAGCATCCGGGTGCTGCTGGCCGATGACCAGGACCTGATCCGGACGGGCCTTCGACTCTTTCTCAGCACCCAGGACGGCATCGAGGTCGTCGGCGAGGCACAGAACGGTGTCGAGGCGGTAGAGCGGGCGGCGGAACTGGGGCCGGACGTGGTCGTCATGGATGTGCGGATGCCTGTCATGGACGGCGTCACGGCGACCGCACGCCTCACGGCGTCCGACTGCGAGCACGCCCCACGGGTCTTGATCCTCACCACCTTCGACCTCGACGACTACGTGTATGGCGCACTGCGCGCCGGCGCGTCCGGATTTCTCCTCAAGGACGCACCACGCGACCGCCTCACCGAAGCCATCCGAGTCGTCGATGCCGGCGACGCGCTGCTCTCGCCCACCATCACCCGCCGACTGATCCGGGAGTTCGCCGCCCGCCCGCCGCTCCCCCTACGCCGATCACCGCTGCTCGACACCCTGACCCAGCGCGAACGCGAGGTGCTCGTCTCGGTCGCCCACGGCCTCACGAATGCCGAGATCGCCGAGAAGCTCGTGGTCACCGAGGCAACCGTGAAGAGCCACCTCGGACGCGTGCTCACCAAGCTCGCCGCGCGCGACCGGGTGCAGCTGGTCATCCTCGCCTACGCGAATGGATTGGTCAGCGCGGTCGACACCTTCAACGACACCCACGAAAACATGTGA
- a CDS encoding substrate-binding domain-containing protein, whose product MSTRKNTRLAVAAVAAALTLAACAPSSDDASADGGTIEVGVITSKSGPLAAYGKAYLDGLEAGLDYATDGSGKVDGTKIKITEGDDAADVDKAVQLSKEYIGDGVKIIAGTASSGVALALAEQAKQNKVLYISGPAAADAVTGINDYTFRSGRQSFQDVATAATFLDEVQGKTITVLAQDNAFGQGNVAAVQAVLGADGLGGNVKPVLVAEDVTEFTSFARQVVNTKPDLVFVAWAGATSGSLWQSLEQQGVFDAAPVVTGLGDIATYGAYGPASEKISFLSHYFGTASDNDVNKALVSYLEEKGSKPDLFSPDGFVAGQMIVRAIEEGDGDVDAMVKALEGWSFDGPKGKTTVRASDHALVQDMFQVKLVADGDGFKPELVAAVPSDQVAPPEAP is encoded by the coding sequence ATGAGCACACGTAAGAACACCCGACTCGCTGTCGCGGCAGTCGCGGCAGCACTCACGCTCGCGGCATGCGCACCGTCATCGGACGACGCCTCGGCCGACGGCGGCACCATCGAGGTCGGCGTCATCACATCGAAGTCGGGTCCCCTCGCGGCGTACGGAAAGGCATACCTCGACGGACTCGAGGCGGGCCTCGACTACGCCACCGATGGTTCGGGCAAGGTCGACGGCACGAAGATCAAGATCACCGAGGGCGACGACGCCGCCGACGTCGACAAGGCGGTGCAGCTCTCCAAGGAGTACATCGGCGACGGCGTGAAGATCATCGCCGGCACTGCGTCCTCCGGCGTCGCCCTCGCACTGGCCGAGCAGGCCAAGCAGAACAAGGTCCTCTACATCTCCGGCCCGGCGGCGGCCGACGCCGTGACGGGCATCAACGACTACACGTTCCGTTCTGGACGTCAAAGCTTCCAGGACGTCGCCACGGCGGCCACCTTCCTCGACGAGGTGCAGGGCAAGACGATCACTGTGCTCGCGCAGGACAACGCTTTCGGTCAGGGCAACGTCGCGGCGGTCCAGGCGGTCCTCGGGGCCGACGGCTTGGGCGGCAACGTGAAGCCCGTCCTGGTCGCCGAGGACGTTACCGAGTTCACCTCCTTCGCCCGCCAGGTCGTCAACACCAAGCCCGATCTCGTGTTCGTCGCGTGGGCGGGTGCCACCTCCGGCAGCTTGTGGCAGTCGCTGGAGCAGCAGGGTGTGTTCGACGCTGCCCCGGTCGTGACCGGCCTCGGTGACATCGCCACGTACGGGGCGTACGGACCGGCCTCGGAGAAGATCAGCTTCCTCAGCCACTACTTCGGCACGGCGAGCGACAATGACGTCAACAAGGCCCTCGTCTCGTACCTCGAGGAGAAGGGCAGCAAGCCCGACCTCTTCTCGCCGGACGGTTTCGTCGCCGGTCAGATGATCGTCCGCGCGATCGAGGAGGGCGACGGCGACGTCGACGCCATGGTCAAGGCACTCGAGGGATGGTCGTTCGACGGCCCCAAGGGCAAGACCACGGTGCGCGCGAGCGACCACGCGCTGGTCCAGGACATGTTCCAGGTGAAGCTCGTGGCTGACGGAGACGGGTTCAAGCCAGAGCTGGTCGCGGCCGTGCCGTCCGACCAGGTCGCCCCGCCCGAGGCCCCGTGA
- a CDS encoding 3-hydroxybutyrate dehydrogenase — protein sequence MTDRPDRTLQGRRAVVTGGASGIGLACARTLAERGAEVTVADVDPDATARIADELGAHAWVVDLADTTALDELALDADILVNNAGVQRVSPIAKFAPEDFRLIQRLMVESPFLLVRAVLPGMCDRGWGRIVNLSSVHGLRASAYKVAYVTAKHGIEGLSKVAALEGGPYGVTSNCVNPGYVRTPLVEKQIADQAAAHGIPEDEVVEKVMLTESAVKRLIEPEQVASLVAWLCSDDAAMVSGASYTMDGGWTAR from the coding sequence ATGACCGATCGTCCCGACCGCACGCTCCAGGGCCGCCGCGCCGTCGTCACCGGAGGTGCCAGCGGAATCGGTCTCGCCTGCGCTCGCACGCTCGCCGAGCGCGGTGCCGAGGTGACCGTCGCCGACGTCGATCCCGACGCGACCGCCCGGATCGCCGACGAGCTCGGCGCGCACGCGTGGGTGGTCGATCTGGCGGACACGACGGCCCTCGACGAGCTGGCCCTCGACGCCGACATCCTGGTGAACAACGCCGGGGTCCAGCGGGTGAGCCCGATCGCGAAGTTCGCACCCGAAGATTTCCGGCTGATCCAGCGGCTGATGGTCGAGTCGCCGTTCCTGCTGGTGCGCGCTGTGCTTCCCGGTATGTGCGACCGGGGATGGGGGCGGATCGTGAACCTGTCGAGCGTGCACGGGCTGCGCGCCAGCGCGTACAAGGTCGCCTACGTCACCGCAAAGCACGGGATCGAGGGACTCTCGAAGGTCGCCGCGCTCGAGGGTGGCCCGTACGGAGTCACGAGCAACTGCGTGAACCCCGGGTACGTTCGCACTCCTCTCGTCGAGAAGCAGATCGCCGATCAGGCGGCCGCGCACGGCATCCCCGAGGACGAGGTCGTGGAGAAGGTGATGCTCACCGAGTCCGCGGTGAAGCGGCTCATCGAACCCGAGCAGGTTGCCTCCCTCGTCGCGTGGCTGTGCTCCGACGACGCGGCGATGGTGAGCGGTGCCTCGTACACGATGGACGGCGGGTGGACCGCCCGATGA
- a CDS encoding class I adenylate-forming enzyme family protein: protein MTHATWQSADAGAHTIGRWLTDRARQEPDAVAIDDRGVTITYGALARRSSDLARTLQTAGYAPGDRVATLTGNSIDHVVVFFACAQAALALVPLSWRLTAIELADLLERVDPAILLVEDEYSALGRDAVSRLGTPPPVAELGTTGVEAAVPLSVRADAANNSGVAHRPVRDDDPLLIIVTSGSAGQPKAVVLTHASCFWNNLALGQAVEITSSDVVLATLPQFHVAAWNIQPLLAWRAGATVVLERSFQPSRVLSLITERRVTAMMGVPTQYLLLAEDPAFADTDVSSLRAAMSGGSAMPYGLWRRWADRGVGIAQGYGLTEAGPNVLMLRADEAEANPGSVGHPYPYVEVGLRDIVTGTDVVGPGTGELWVRGPSLFVGYLGDAGSSAEALVDGRLTSGDLADRDAAGRFRIVGRLKDLYISGGENIAPAEIEAAIASHPLVEQVAVVGVPDEVWGEVGAAFVVPRSGAPLTAEEIRTYLRGSIAGFKIPKYVHVRATLPRTALGKIVRPRLQADAMANRGQA, encoded by the coding sequence ATGACCCACGCGACGTGGCAGAGTGCCGACGCGGGTGCCCACACCATCGGGCGATGGCTGACCGACCGCGCCCGGCAGGAACCCGACGCCGTCGCCATCGACGATCGGGGCGTCACCATCACGTACGGCGCACTCGCCCGTCGCTCGAGCGACCTCGCCCGTACCCTGCAGACTGCCGGGTACGCCCCGGGTGACCGGGTCGCGACGCTGACGGGGAACTCGATCGACCACGTCGTCGTCTTCTTCGCCTGTGCTCAGGCGGCGCTTGCGCTGGTCCCGCTGTCGTGGCGTTTGACCGCGATCGAGCTCGCCGACCTGCTCGAGAGGGTGGACCCTGCGATCCTCCTCGTCGAGGACGAGTACTCCGCGCTCGGCCGCGACGCCGTGTCGCGGCTAGGGACACCGCCGCCCGTGGCCGAGCTCGGGACGACAGGCGTGGAGGCGGCCGTCCCGCTGTCCGTACGAGCGGACGCGGCCAACAACTCCGGCGTCGCACACCGGCCGGTGCGCGACGACGACCCGCTGCTGATCATCGTCACCTCGGGCAGTGCGGGGCAGCCCAAGGCGGTCGTCCTCACCCACGCGAGCTGCTTCTGGAACAACCTCGCGCTCGGACAGGCTGTCGAGATCACCTCCTCCGACGTCGTCCTGGCGACCCTGCCGCAATTCCACGTCGCCGCCTGGAACATCCAGCCGCTCCTGGCCTGGCGCGCCGGCGCGACCGTGGTGCTCGAACGCTCGTTCCAGCCGTCGCGTGTCCTGAGCCTGATCACCGAACGACGGGTCACGGCGATGATGGGGGTGCCGACGCAGTACCTCCTCCTCGCGGAAGATCCTGCGTTCGCCGACACCGACGTCTCGAGCCTGCGCGCAGCCATGTCCGGCGGGTCGGCGATGCCGTACGGGCTGTGGCGACGGTGGGCGGATCGCGGTGTCGGGATCGCGCAGGGCTACGGCCTTACCGAAGCCGGCCCGAACGTGCTGATGCTGCGCGCCGACGAGGCCGAGGCGAACCCCGGGTCCGTCGGGCACCCCTACCCGTACGTCGAGGTCGGGCTGCGCGACATCGTCACCGGGACGGACGTGGTCGGTCCAGGCACCGGCGAGCTGTGGGTCCGAGGGCCGAGCCTTTTCGTCGGCTACTTAGGTGATGCCGGCTCGTCAGCAGAAGCACTCGTCGACGGACGACTGACGTCGGGTGATCTGGCCGACCGCGACGCGGCAGGTCGTTTTCGGATCGTCGGCCGGTTGAAGGACCTCTACATCAGCGGCGGGGAGAACATCGCGCCCGCCGAGATCGAGGCGGCGATCGCGTCGCACCCCCTCGTGGAGCAGGTCGCGGTGGTCGGTGTCCCCGACGAGGTGTGGGGTGAGGTCGGCGCCGCGTTCGTGGTGCCGCGATCTGGCGCTCCCCTCACTGCCGAGGAGATCCGGACCTACCTCCGAGGGTCGATCGCCGGGTTCAAGATCCCGAAGTACGTGCACGTACGCGCGACGCTTCCGCGTACCGCGCTTGGAAAGATTGTCCGGCCGCGACTGCAGGCGGACGCCATGGCAAACAGGGGGCAGGCATGA
- a CDS encoding ABC transporter ATP-binding protein, whose product MTMTDSDPVLVVEHLAGDIDGQQVVEDVSLTVPPYGVTAVLGRNGVGKTSTLRSILGLIHRTGDIRLAGERIDRLPTYKIVQRGVGYVPEDREVFSKLTVAENIRLAERTAHPRRDLVDALFPDLVARRDQMAGTLSGGQQQMVSLARALINDNQILLVDEPTKGLAPRVVNEVAEALQEAAKTVPILLVEQNLDVVRRLADAAVVIESGRVVHTGDATALLDDDELTTRLLGVHGETTSEVTR is encoded by the coding sequence ATGACCATGACAGACAGCGACCCGGTGCTCGTCGTCGAGCATCTTGCCGGCGACATCGACGGTCAACAGGTGGTGGAGGACGTCAGCCTCACCGTGCCGCCGTACGGGGTCACCGCGGTCCTCGGCCGCAACGGCGTCGGCAAGACCAGCACGCTGCGGAGCATCCTCGGCCTCATTCACCGCACAGGCGACATCCGGCTCGCCGGTGAGCGCATCGATCGGCTGCCGACGTACAAGATCGTGCAGCGCGGAGTCGGCTACGTCCCCGAGGACCGGGAGGTCTTCTCGAAGCTCACCGTCGCTGAGAACATCCGGCTGGCTGAGCGGACGGCACACCCGCGGCGCGACCTCGTCGACGCCTTGTTCCCCGACCTCGTCGCCCGGAGGGATCAGATGGCAGGAACGTTGTCGGGAGGCCAGCAGCAGATGGTGTCGCTCGCCCGGGCCCTCATCAACGACAACCAGATCCTTCTCGTCGACGAGCCGACGAAGGGCCTCGCTCCGCGCGTCGTCAACGAGGTCGCTGAGGCCCTCCAGGAGGCGGCGAAGACGGTGCCGATCCTCCTGGTCGAGCAGAACCTCGACGTCGTACGACGCCTTGCCGACGCGGCCGTGGTGATCGAGAGCGGCCGTGTGGTCCACACCGGCGACGCCACGGCACTGCTGGACGACGACGAGCTGACGACACGGCTCCTCGGCGTCCACGGCGAGACGACGAGCGAGGTGACCCGATGA